From a single Methanofollis sp. W23 genomic region:
- a CDS encoding site-specific DNA-methyltransferase, whose protein sequence is MKSITRDGNTFYNGDCITGAREVIEDGSVDLIITDPPYGIGGDTLHRHYNRDEGYVVDGYVEIPESEYGEFSLNWIQEAERVLRPGGSIYIVSGYTNLYHILHALRQTSLREVNHIIWKYNFGVYTSRKYVSSHYHILFYEKPGGERTFNLESRYGTGEHAPDGGSLNYRDREDVWVINREYKPGQVKNKNELPTALLTRMIQYSSNADDVICDFFMGGFSTARVATGLGRKFVGFEVSETIFENGVHDLQAVTPGFLLSSLRTPVLGTPKNQRKRWTADERRRLDRQYEELRNKGTTRKRSIEILQEEFGRGRWAIERALKERKNRSSHL, encoded by the coding sequence ATGAAGTCTATTACACGTGACGGGAACACGTTCTACAACGGAGACTGCATCACCGGTGCCAGGGAGGTGATCGAAGACGGGTCCGTCGACCTGATCATCACCGACCCACCGTACGGGATCGGCGGCGACACCCTCCACCGTCACTACAATCGTGACGAAGGTTATGTGGTCGATGGATATGTCGAGATTCCTGAATCTGAATACGGAGAGTTCAGTCTCAACTGGATCCAGGAGGCCGAACGGGTGCTCAGGCCCGGCGGTTCGATCTATATCGTCTCAGGCTACACCAACCTCTACCATATCCTCCATGCCCTGCGGCAGACTTCGCTGCGCGAGGTGAATCATATCATCTGGAAGTACAACTTCGGAGTGTATACCAGCAGGAAATATGTCTCGTCCCACTACCACATTCTTTTCTACGAAAAACCGGGTGGCGAACGGACCTTCAACCTTGAATCAAGGTATGGGACAGGCGAACACGCCCCCGACGGCGGCTCTCTCAATTACCGGGATAGGGAGGACGTCTGGGTCATCAATCGCGAGTATAAACCAGGGCAGGTGAAGAACAAGAACGAACTGCCGACCGCGCTCCTCACCAGGATGATCCAGTACAGCAGCAATGCAGACGACGTGATCTGTGACTTCTTTATGGGCGGGTTCTCGACGGCGAGGGTGGCGACCGGGCTTGGCCGAAAGTTCGTCGGGTTCGAGGTCTCGGAGACGATCTTCGAGAACGGAGTCCATGACCTCCAGGCGGTCACTCCGGGTTTTCTCCTCAGTTCGCTCCGCACCCCGGTCCTCGGCACCCCAAAGAACCAGCGGAAGCGCTGGACCGCCGACGAACGCCGTCGCCTTGACCGGCAATACGAGGAACTGCGAAATAAGGGAACGACACGGAAGCGGTCCATCGAAATTTTGCAGGAAGAGTTCGGGAGAGGGCGGTGGGCGATCGAGCGGGCGCTGAAAGAGAGAAAAAACCGGTCATCTCACTTATAG
- a CDS encoding DUF2178 domain-containing protein, with amino-acid sequence MNRSRFFLCIALIAAVEVIVFTLALSAGYDAVAELSFYIALLLVFVCRQRVKGVIWDERLSRVEEQVAEKTLKIALFLMIFFGLGFFVSGALLDLERAMNDGMFLLELSGGIILLYLVLWIIAIKPFWDEGDDE; translated from the coding sequence ATGAATCGAAGCCGGTTTTTCCTCTGTATCGCTCTCATTGCCGCCGTGGAGGTCATCGTCTTCACGCTCGCCCTGAGCGCGGGCTATGACGCTGTTGCGGAACTCTCGTTCTATATCGCCCTGCTCCTGGTCTTTGTCTGCAGGCAGCGGGTGAAGGGAGTGATCTGGGACGAACGGTTGAGCCGGGTCGAGGAGCAGGTGGCCGAGAAGACCTTGAAGATCGCGCTCTTCCTGATGATCTTCTTCGGACTGGGATTTTTCGTCTCAGGGGCGCTCCTCGATCTTGAGAGGGCGATGAATGACGGGATGTTCCTCCTTGAACTCTCAGGTGGGATCATCCTCCTGTACCTGGTCCTCTGGATCATCGCGATTAAGCCGTTCTGGGATGAAGGGGACGATGAATAA
- a CDS encoding dihydrofolate reductase family protein: MLPDVIIHTSVSIDGAVTGFEPDIALHYEVAAEFTPDAMLVGSRTAKSGIEHYLEEVPPEEDGDLARPAAHAGDTRPLWAFVDSGGRLQGLLHVYRRSDYCRDIVVLVAEETPASYLEYLRARDYPIIRTGGDHVDLQTALEVLRRRFSVQVVVSDSGERLNSALLEAGLAKTLSLVITPFVAGRGATHLFEGLESKREDFVLERAGKVGDRCVHLVYQVG, from the coding sequence ATGCTGCCAGACGTGATCATCCATACGAGCGTGAGCATCGACGGCGCGGTCACCGGGTTCGAACCCGACATCGCCCTCCATTACGAGGTCGCCGCTGAGTTCACGCCCGACGCCATGCTGGTCGGGTCGAGGACCGCGAAGAGCGGCATCGAGCACTACCTGGAGGAGGTCCCGCCAGAAGAGGACGGAGACCTGGCACGGCCGGCGGCGCATGCCGGGGACACCCGTCCGCTCTGGGCCTTCGTCGACAGCGGAGGGAGGTTGCAGGGTCTCCTCCATGTATACCGGCGCTCAGACTACTGCCGGGACATCGTCGTCCTCGTCGCCGAAGAGACCCCGGCGTCGTACCTCGAATATCTCCGCGCACGCGACTATCCCATCATCAGGACCGGGGGCGACCACGTCGACCTGCAGACCGCGCTGGAGGTACTCCGCCGCCGGTTCAGCGTGCAGGTCGTCGTCTCGGATAGCGGCGAGCGGTTGAACTCCGCACTCCTGGAAGCGGGCCTTGCAAAGACCCTCAGCCTCGTCATCACTCCTTTCGTCGCCGGTAGGGGGGCGACACACCTCTTCGAAGGTCTGGAGTCAAAGAGAGAGGACTTTGTCCTGGAGCGTGCCGGCAAAGTGGGAGACAGGTGCGTCCACCTTGTCTACCAGGTCGGGTGA
- a CDS encoding DUF4013 domain-containing protein, with translation MDLGALFMDAARYTKGTFWGRGKNTLKLLVSVVIFPLFFGYLVQVLRGEDPAPPVRWSFKMFLDGIKVCLIWFLYTVPVLVAFVALVGSVVVLYVTDGVSAIEPHLTEIIGGVLIVCVLYILTGLFVNLATIKFAREQRLFAAFSFGEIWRCIGRIGLWQYVAAVILLAAFVNTVIGLVLLVPNDVVAFALFALAMVPLSIFQARYFARIYDLAMG, from the coding sequence ATGGATCTTGGTGCACTCTTTATGGACGCAGCCCGCTATACGAAGGGCACCTTCTGGGGGCGGGGGAAGAACACCCTCAAGTTGCTTGTCAGTGTGGTCATCTTCCCTCTTTTTTTTGGGTATCTTGTTCAGGTGCTGCGCGGAGAGGACCCGGCACCGCCGGTGCGGTGGTCTTTCAAGATGTTTCTTGACGGGATCAAGGTGTGCCTGATCTGGTTCCTCTATACTGTCCCTGTGCTCGTGGCATTTGTGGCCCTCGTCGGTTCTGTAGTGGTTCTTTATGTGACAGACGGCGTCAGCGCGATCGAGCCGCACCTGACCGAGATCATCGGGGGGGTGCTGATCGTCTGTGTGCTCTACATCCTGACAGGCCTGTTTGTGAACCTTGCAACGATCAAGTTTGCCCGCGAGCAGAGATTGTTTGCGGCATTCTCATTTGGAGAGATCTGGAGGTGCATCGGCCGCATCGGGCTCTGGCAGTATGTCGCCGCCGTGATCCTTCTCGCCGCCTTTGTGAACACAGTCATCGGCCTTGTCCTGCTCGTCCCAAACGACGTGGTGGCGTTTGCCCTCTTTGCGCTGGCCATGGTTCCGCTGTCGATCTTCCAGGCCAGGTATTTTGCCAGGATCTATGACCTGGCGATGGGGTGA
- a CDS encoding helix-turn-helix transcriptional regulator: MNNKLKVYRALHDLTQEQLAVALGVTRQTIIAIEKKKYDPSLDLAFKIARYFNVTIEEIFSPDKDQ; encoded by the coding sequence ATGAATAATAAACTCAAGGTCTACCGAGCACTGCACGACCTCACTCAGGAGCAGCTGGCAGTGGCGCTGGGAGTGACCAGGCAGACGATCATCGCCATCGAGAAGAAAAAATATGATCCTTCCCTTGATCTTGCTTTTAAGATCGCCCGCTATTTTAATGTGACAATCGAGGAGATCTTCTCGCCTGACAAAGATCAGTGA
- the metG gene encoding methionine--tRNA ligase, protein MSGKPLLVTCGLPYTNGPCHLGHLRTYVPADFYVRYLRRCGEDVVFICGSDNHGTPIVISAEQEGTTPRELAMRYHAHFDETFKRMEITFDHFGMTDDEMNHQQTQAMVQGLVDKGYIYSEIIQQSYCTTCKRFLPDRYVEGICPYCGAEARGDECDRGCGRHLEPGEIKNPVCKVCGSPAEMREQEHYFFKLGQFKEFLLDHLSHLGGTANARNYATGWVREELRDWCITRTLDWGVKFPGRDDLVVYVWVDAPIGYISFTREWAEETGNDWKRYWCGDGDIVHFIGSDIIYHHCIFWPALLKGAGYGIPSAVVASGMVKIDDQKFSKSRGYVVWTNEDYLDQGLPADYLRYYLLSYTNHTKELNFSWKVFQERVNSEIVNTLGNFLYRTLHFAHKFFGGVPAGTAAPEVTAEIERSLAAVEAEVREYEFKGAVDAMMALAAYGNSHIQKHAPWKLVKEDREAAAQVIVDCLQVAKALTLLVEPVLPEAAQRAWEMFGHEDAVSDHPIDEGRVPVQEGPLPAPSPLFAKLEDDKVAALEKILEGRVEEAKKKELNVMTDADQISIDDFATMDLRVARVLTVEPVKGSKKLLKFQLDLGDEQRQVVSGIAPFYSPEDLVGKNVVMIANLKPAKIFGIESNGMILAAGEEASLLTTVRDVKPGTKIC, encoded by the coding sequence ATGAGTGGCAAACCGTTGCTGGTGACATGTGGGCTCCCTTATACAAACGGCCCCTGTCACCTCGGACATCTCCGGACCTATGTCCCTGCTGACTTTTATGTCAGATATCTCCGCCGCTGCGGGGAGGACGTGGTCTTTATCTGTGGGTCTGACAACCATGGCACACCGATCGTGATCAGCGCCGAGCAGGAGGGCACGACCCCCCGCGAACTCGCCATGCGCTACCACGCGCACTTCGACGAGACCTTCAAGCGCATGGAGATCACCTTCGACCACTTCGGGATGACCGACGACGAGATGAACCACCAACAGACCCAGGCGATGGTCCAGGGCCTTGTGGACAAAGGCTACATCTATTCTGAGATAATCCAGCAGAGTTACTGTACCACCTGCAAGCGTTTCCTCCCTGACCGGTATGTCGAGGGCATCTGCCCGTACTGCGGCGCCGAGGCACGGGGCGACGAGTGCGACCGCGGCTGCGGGCGCCACCTGGAGCCTGGCGAGATCAAAAACCCGGTCTGCAAGGTCTGTGGGTCGCCGGCCGAGATGCGCGAGCAGGAGCACTACTTCTTCAAACTCGGGCAGTTCAAGGAGTTCCTCCTCGACCACCTCAGCCACCTTGGGGGCACGGCCAACGCCCGCAACTACGCCACCGGATGGGTGCGCGAGGAACTGCGCGACTGGTGCATCACCCGCACCCTCGACTGGGGCGTGAAGTTCCCTGGCCGCGACGACCTGGTCGTCTATGTCTGGGTCGACGCTCCCATCGGCTACATCTCCTTTACCAGGGAGTGGGCCGAGGAGACCGGGAACGACTGGAAGCGCTACTGGTGCGGCGACGGCGATATTGTCCACTTCATCGGCAGCGACATCATCTACCACCACTGCATCTTCTGGCCGGCCCTTCTCAAGGGTGCGGGGTATGGCATCCCCTCGGCGGTCGTGGCCTCAGGGATGGTCAAGATCGACGACCAGAAATTCTCGAAGTCGCGGGGCTACGTGGTCTGGACGAACGAGGACTACCTTGACCAGGGCCTCCCTGCCGACTACCTCCGTTACTATCTCCTCTCGTACACCAACCACACCAAGGAACTGAACTTCTCGTGGAAGGTTTTCCAGGAGCGGGTGAACTCCGAGATCGTCAACACCCTGGGCAACTTCCTGTACCGCACCCTCCACTTTGCCCACAAGTTCTTCGGCGGGGTGCCGGCGGGGACGGCAGCGCCTGAGGTGACGGCCGAGATCGAGCGTTCGCTTGCGGCCGTCGAGGCCGAGGTGCGGGAATACGAGTTCAAGGGTGCGGTCGACGCCATGATGGCCCTGGCCGCCTACGGGAACTCCCATATCCAGAAGCACGCCCCCTGGAAACTGGTCAAGGAAGACCGCGAGGCCGCCGCCCAGGTCATCGTCGACTGTCTCCAGGTGGCCAAGGCCCTCACCCTCCTGGTCGAACCGGTGCTGCCCGAGGCCGCCCAGCGGGCCTGGGAGATGTTCGGCCACGAGGATGCCGTCTCTGACCACCCGATCGACGAAGGGCGTGTGCCGGTGCAGGAGGGTCCGCTCCCTGCGCCCTCGCCGCTCTTTGCCAAACTTGAGGACGACAAGGTCGCCGCCCTCGAAAAGATCCTTGAGGGCCGGGTGGAAGAAGCGAAAAAGAAGGAACTGAATGTTATGACAGACGCAGACCAGATTTCTATTGACGACTTTGCAACGATGGACCTGCGGGTTGCCCGCGTCCTCACCGTCGAACCGGTGAAGGGGTCCAAGAAACTTCTCAAGTTCCAGCTTGACCTCGGCGATGAACAGCGCCAGGTGGTCTCGGGGATTGCGCCGTTCTATAGTCCTGAAGACCTCGTCGGGAAGAACGTGGTGATGATCGCCAACCTCAAGCCCGCGAAGATCTTCGGGATCGAGAGCAATGGCATGATCCTTGCCGCCGGCGAGGAGGCCTCCCTCCTGACGACCGTCAGGGACGTCAAGCCGGGGACAAAGATCTGCTAA
- a CDS encoding phosphoesterase, whose product MVSVIVGRKTTDEDLVAAVEGRKNGILHLTHNDLDAAGADAIHRMVYGKITTIFASVGGYTSILALIAGLPGRGDVLSISDLGYKKGVEASVKAAAENGWKVEWRDHHRWTDAEADLVRPHCAHLTIDTSVCATGIVAKELRPGDHTAAEVARVVCDYDLWKKEDPRADVLGLVTQRRHLLPHVRNLLSQGKFSDRKVEGIYAEIRAEMDAAIGASIKEAKVYREKYTVVFAPLHGYPSETAHAIRDALGTDIEVIVSKNGRFSIRSVPPVSHLIARKFGGGGHPNAAGGNFSFSLMDRFFFWLLKRNRHYKELLKVADTL is encoded by the coding sequence ATGGTAAGCGTCATCGTAGGCAGGAAGACCACCGACGAGGATCTTGTCGCCGCGGTGGAGGGGCGGAAGAACGGGATCCTCCACCTCACGCACAACGACCTCGACGCCGCTGGGGCCGACGCCATCCACCGGATGGTGTATGGGAAGATCACCACGATCTTTGCATCGGTCGGCGGGTATACCTCGATCCTTGCACTCATCGCCGGACTCCCTGGCCGGGGTGACGTCCTCTCGATCAGCGACCTTGGATATAAGAAAGGAGTCGAGGCGTCGGTGAAGGCCGCCGCCGAGAACGGATGGAAGGTTGAATGGCGGGACCACCACCGCTGGACCGATGCCGAGGCCGACCTGGTCAGGCCGCACTGCGCCCACCTCACCATCGACACCTCGGTCTGCGCCACCGGGATCGTCGCAAAGGAACTCAGGCCCGGCGACCATACCGCCGCAGAGGTGGCCAGGGTCGTCTGCGACTATGACCTCTGGAAGAAAGAGGACCCCCGCGCCGACGTCCTCGGCCTGGTAACCCAGCGCCGTCACCTCCTCCCGCATGTCAGAAACCTCCTCTCGCAGGGGAAGTTCTCCGATCGCAAGGTCGAGGGGATCTATGCCGAGATCAGGGCAGAGATGGACGCGGCGATCGGGGCCAGCATCAAGGAGGCGAAGGTCTACCGGGAAAAATATACTGTCGTCTTTGCCCCCCTCCACGGCTACCCCTCAGAGACCGCCCACGCGATCAGGGACGCTCTGGGCACCGACATCGAGGTGATCGTCTCTAAAAACGGACGGTTCTCCATCCGCTCGGTCCCGCCGGTCAGCCACCTCATCGCCAGGAAGTTTGGCGGCGGCGGCCATCCCAATGCCGCAGGCGGGAACTTTTCCTTCTCCCTCATGGACCGTTTCTTCTTCTGGCTCCTGAAGCGCAACCGCCACTATAAGGAACTCCTCAAAGTCGCGGACACGCTCTAA
- a CDS encoding ABC transporter ATP-binding protein has protein sequence MGDEPVIRLVDVVKVYPRVAGDVRSLDGVSLSIDPGEFVAIMGPSGSGKSTLLNQVGCLDTPTEGDVIINGVNTRTLSDDALTELRRDAIGFIFQKFNLIPVLTARENVEYPYIIKHKHQEQNGRGLALLEKVGLDAELATHTPNELSGGQQQRVAIARALVNDPAILLCDEPTGNLDSKMSVQIMDLLKRLNEAGKTVVMVTHDPSTAEYAGRVVRLKDGRLVA, from the coding sequence ATGGGAGACGAGCCGGTCATCCGCCTCGTTGACGTCGTCAAGGTCTATCCCAGGGTCGCCGGAGACGTCAGGTCGCTTGACGGCGTCTCGCTCTCCATCGACCCCGGGGAGTTTGTGGCGATCATGGGCCCGTCCGGCTCAGGCAAGTCGACCCTCCTCAACCAGGTCGGCTGCCTGGACACGCCGACCGAAGGAGACGTCATCATCAACGGGGTGAACACCAGGACGCTCTCTGACGACGCCCTCACCGAACTGCGCCGGGACGCCATCGGGTTCATCTTCCAGAAGTTCAACCTCATCCCGGTCCTGACGGCCAGGGAGAACGTGGAGTATCCCTATATCATCAAGCACAAACACCAGGAACAGAACGGCCGGGGTCTCGCCCTCCTGGAGAAGGTCGGACTTGACGCCGAACTGGCCACCCATACCCCCAACGAACTTTCGGGCGGGCAGCAGCAGCGGGTGGCCATCGCACGGGCCCTGGTCAATGACCCGGCGATCCTCCTCTGCGACGAACCGACCGGGAACCTGGACTCGAAGATGAGTGTCCAGATCATGGACCTCCTGAAGAGACTGAACGAGGCCGGCAAGACCGTGGTGATGGTGACCCATGACCCGAGCACGGCGGAGTACGCCGGCCGGGTGGTCAGGCTCAAGGACGGGAGGCTGGTGGCATGA
- a CDS encoding ABC transporter permease, producing the protein MIGTDIYFDLAKRNVRLHLLRSVLAAIGIVIGVFAITTMGILGSALQVSVTSGFGDEGGQITVTPAMEGGGFFGGSEEKLSIPEIRKIERASMGNPVVPFSSTFSSIRAAGEDTYASVYGLDPGDIPLVLEVEKGVMIHGGDRALISSDIAEAHDLKIGSRITIGDEEEGKKVRVAGILKNTGFGGGISTYSSIIITDRLYQDINGKDRGYDKALVIVEDLDEVEAVRENLDKSLNGRKETVDISDPKALIEMISGVLGAVSLAVTGIAGISLLVAAVSIFNVMMMSVTERTREIGILRSIGVKSREIIKMFLYEAAILGALGAVIGGVLSLIAGGILVTVMLEDISYLFAPSVLMNVVIGIGVGIGICVLSGVYPAWKASRLSPITALAAE; encoded by the coding sequence ATGATCGGCACCGACATCTACTTCGACCTGGCCAAGCGCAATGTCCGTCTCCATCTCCTGAGGTCGGTCCTTGCGGCGATCGGGATCGTCATCGGGGTCTTTGCCATCACGACGATGGGGATCCTGGGCTCGGCCCTCCAGGTCTCGGTGACGAGCGGTTTCGGCGACGAAGGTGGGCAGATCACCGTCACTCCGGCAATGGAGGGGGGCGGGTTCTTCGGCGGGAGCGAGGAGAAACTCAGCATCCCTGAGATAAGAAAGATCGAGCGGGCAAGCATGGGCAACCCGGTCGTCCCGTTCTCTTCGACATTTTCGAGTATACGGGCTGCCGGCGAGGACACCTATGCCTCGGTCTATGGGCTCGACCCCGGCGATATTCCTCTCGTCCTTGAGGTCGAGAAGGGCGTGATGATCCATGGCGGCGACCGCGCCCTCATCTCCTCGGACATCGCCGAGGCGCATGACCTCAAGATCGGGAGCAGGATCACCATCGGCGATGAGGAGGAGGGCAAGAAGGTGAGGGTTGCCGGCATCCTGAAGAACACCGGGTTTGGTGGCGGGATCTCGACCTACAGTTCGATCATCATCACCGACCGGTTGTACCAGGACATCAACGGGAAAGACCGCGGCTACGACAAGGCCCTGGTCATCGTCGAGGACCTCGACGAGGTCGAGGCGGTGCGGGAGAACCTGGACAAGAGTCTCAACGGGAGAAAGGAGACGGTCGATATCTCGGACCCCAAGGCCCTGATTGAGATGATTTCGGGGGTCCTGGGTGCGGTCTCGCTGGCGGTCACCGGGATCGCCGGGATCTCGCTCCTGGTCGCGGCGGTGAGCATCTTCAATGTGATGATGATGTCGGTGACCGAGCGGACCCGCGAGATCGGGATCCTCAGGAGTATCGGGGTCAAGAGCAGGGAGATCATCAAGATGTTCCTGTACGAGGCCGCGATCCTGGGAGCGCTCGGGGCAGTGATCGGCGGGGTTCTCAGCCTGATCGCGGGGGGGATCCTCGTCACGGTGATGCTCGAAGATATCTCGTATCTCTTCGCCCCGTCGGTGCTGATGAATGTGGTCATCGGGATCGGGGTGGGCATCGGGATCTGCGTGCTCTCGGGTGTGTACCCTGCCTGGAAGGCCTCGCGGCTCTCCCCGATCACGGCACTGGCGGCCGAGTGA
- a CDS encoding Yip1 family protein, whose translation MDSDASLIDILTAPDRFFRSLGERIENIKVPGLIIFITALLAAMTGYLAAGAVPMTGISGADAEAFKTLIAPFAAVFAFIAVFIGWGLQSLVLHVIAKVLGGTGSFKSTLAVIGYGNLPQILVSILALALLLVYHMDIENLGAALGITVLGLIFTLWSVVIWFFGFKHAHELTTAKAGMIVAIVFIVSMALSILL comes from the coding sequence ATGGATTCAGACGCATCTCTTATCGACATCCTTACCGCCCCCGACCGGTTCTTTCGGTCGCTGGGCGAGAGAATCGAGAATATCAAGGTACCGGGCCTCATCATCTTCATCACCGCACTGCTTGCGGCGATGACCGGCTACCTCGCTGCCGGGGCCGTGCCCATGACCGGGATAAGCGGTGCCGACGCAGAAGCGTTCAAGACATTGATCGCCCCCTTCGCCGCTGTCTTCGCCTTCATCGCTGTCTTCATCGGCTGGGGCCTCCAGTCACTGGTCCTCCACGTGATCGCGAAGGTTCTCGGCGGCACCGGGTCATTCAAGTCGACCCTCGCCGTCATCGGCTACGGGAACCTCCCCCAGATCCTGGTGAGCATCCTGGCCCTTGCCCTTCTCCTCGTCTACCATATGGACATCGAGAACCTGGGCGCCGCCCTCGGCATCACCGTCCTGGGACTCATCTTCACCCTCTGGTCGGTGGTGATCTGGTTCTTCGGGTTCAAGCATGCCCATGAACTCACCACTGCAAAGGCGGGCATGATCGTCGCGATCGTCTTCATCGTCTCGATGGCCCTCTCTATCCTGCTCTGA
- a CDS encoding HAMP domain-containing sensor histidine kinase yields the protein MRQSSLYYIPLVIVAVWYSNRSIWTAAALSLGYVVVTLFLAIGGYSVDPVLLFLFTLLYLWGMTAVILFSSEPPYRAGALYDSSLFFSLDPVSLEVRGISHDLADRLGFPGFSPGKTVPLASLCVDPGDARVLVGRARSGMMEGSPCELVLRGRAGEQVPVLLTCVSEGATCRCSVLDLTSLRSYQEMEQKAGVEAARWQDFATTAAHELRTPLQPVLGYLGLLHDDHTHYGINDEAARMLGVCLENVNRERRIVNRMLELSLLDSGKVKSRPTEVDLAALIEEVLKSHGFTTRARCEVSVPEGMTVRVDKEHLYLVLEGLVSNAVEYSDDPRVVAITCGQEGGRQWVRVRDNGPGITPDKLKRIFEPFSLGDSETLSRRYGRMGLGLPIAERYARQNGGWIEVESVPGEGSTFTLMLEREESDVA from the coding sequence TTGAGACAGTCATCCCTCTATTACATACCCCTTGTCATAGTGGCGGTCTGGTACTCCAACCGCTCGATCTGGACGGCGGCGGCCCTCTCCCTGGGGTACGTCGTCGTCACCCTCTTCCTGGCCATCGGGGGGTATTCTGTTGACCCGGTCCTCCTCTTCCTCTTCACTCTCCTCTACCTCTGGGGGATGACAGCGGTCATCCTCTTCTCCTCTGAACCGCCATATCGTGCGGGCGCGCTCTACGACTCGTCTCTCTTCTTCTCACTGGACCCGGTATCCCTTGAGGTCAGGGGGATCAGCCATGACCTTGCTGACCGTCTGGGATTTCCAGGTTTTTCCCCTGGAAAAACAGTCCCGCTGGCATCACTCTGCGTCGATCCCGGAGATGCCAGGGTCCTCGTCGGGCGGGCCCGTAGCGGGATGATGGAAGGGTCCCCCTGTGAACTCGTCCTCAGGGGGCGTGCAGGGGAGCAGGTACCGGTCCTCCTCACCTGCGTCAGTGAAGGCGCGACATGCCGGTGCTCTGTCCTCGACCTTACCTCTCTTCGTTCATACCAGGAGATGGAGCAGAAGGCCGGGGTCGAAGCGGCCAGGTGGCAGGACTTTGCGACTACGGCGGCCCATGAACTCAGGACCCCGCTCCAACCGGTGCTCGGCTATCTCGGTCTCCTCCATGACGACCATACCCATTATGGGATCAATGATGAGGCGGCGCGGATGCTCGGCGTCTGCCTTGAGAATGTCAACCGGGAACGGCGTATCGTAAACCGGATGCTTGAACTCAGCCTTCTGGACAGTGGAAAAGTGAAGAGCAGGCCCACCGAGGTGGACCTTGCCGCGCTGATCGAAGAAGTGCTCAAGAGCCATGGCTTCACCACCAGGGCCAGGTGCGAGGTCTCGGTCCCGGAGGGTATGACGGTCCGGGTCGATAAGGAGCACCTCTACCTGGTCCTGGAAGGGCTCGTCTCCAATGCGGTCGAGTACAGCGACGACCCGAGGGTCGTTGCGATCACCTGCGGTCAGGAGGGGGGGCGGCAGTGGGTGAGGGTGAGGGACAATGGTCCAGGGATCACACCCGACAAACTGAAGCGGATCTTCGAGCCCTTCTCCCTTGGCGACAGTGAGACCTTGAGCCGCAGGTATGGGAGGATGGGGCTTGGCCTGCCGATCGCCGAGCGGTATGCCCGCCAGAACGGCGGGTGGATCGAGGTGGAGAGTGTGCCGGGCGAAGGGAGCACCTTCACTCTTATGCTGGAACGAGAAGAGAGCGACGTAGCCTGA
- a CDS encoding 2,5-diamino-6-(ribosylamino)-4(3H)-pyrimidinone 5'-phosphate reductase has translation MRPYIFVNLAMSADGKISTRERRQVKISGADDFKRVDEIKAGADGIMVGIGTVLADDPSLTVKSSELKAARRARGEDEHPLRVVVDSMARTPLDADILCKGEGRRVVAVSAAAPAGLVEALQEKAEVVVAGEEGIDLARLMHELASRGVKRLMVEGGGTLIWGLFQAGLVDELITYVGSVIIGGEGAPTPVDGEGFVKESEFPRLELAGVEQVDDGVLLHWRVEKETQAL, from the coding sequence ATGCGTCCATATATCTTTGTCAACCTCGCGATGAGCGCGGACGGCAAGATCTCGACACGGGAACGGCGGCAGGTAAAGATCTCTGGCGCAGACGATTTTAAACGGGTGGATGAGATTAAAGCCGGTGCTGACGGGATCATGGTCGGGATTGGCACGGTCCTTGCCGACGATCCGTCGCTCACTGTCAAATCGTCCGAACTGAAGGCCGCGCGCAGGGCGCGAGGGGAGGACGAGCATCCCCTCAGGGTCGTCGTCGATTCGATGGCCAGGACCCCCTTAGATGCCGACATCCTCTGCAAGGGGGAGGGGCGGCGGGTCGTTGCGGTCTCGGCGGCGGCACCGGCAGGACTGGTCGAAGCCCTGCAGGAGAAGGCCGAGGTCGTCGTCGCCGGCGAGGAGGGGATTGACCTCGCCCGCCTGATGCACGAACTGGCCAGCCGCGGCGTGAAGCGGTTGATGGTCGAAGGCGGGGGAACGCTGATCTGGGGGCTCTTCCAGGCAGGGCTGGTGGACGAACTGATCACCTATGTGGGTTCGGTCATCATCGGGGGAGAGGGCGCCCCCACCCCGGTCGACGGCGAGGGGTTTGTGAAAGAGTCCGAATTCCCGCGCCTCGAACTTGCCGGGGTCGAGCAGGTCGACGACGGCGTGCTGCTGCACTGGCGTGTCGAAAAAGAGACTCAAGCCCTGTAG